DNA sequence from the Penicillium psychrofluorescens genome assembly, chromosome: 3 genome:
CTATATTTAAATATCACGCCCGGGTTTCCTTCTCAAGGAAAGAGCAGAGCTTCTACCCTGTCTTTGGGGATCGGTTGATAGAGTGCTTATAGCCTATTTATCACCCTTTGAAGTCCGGATCTTGCAATCCCATCCCCTTACCCCAAAATAAAGAATTTTCAAGTCAATAGAGCCTCACTTCATCATGGTTTTAAATACTGTGGCGATCCTTCTttcgctcttcttccttcgcagTTTAACCCAGATCATTTACCGCGTCTTTTTTCATCCGCTGTCGAAATTTCCAGGGCCGAAGCTTGCCGCAGCAACGGGATGGTATGAGGCTTATTTTGACCTTTTTGTAAAACCTGGTGGTCAATTCATGTGGGAGTTGAAGCGACTACATCAGATATATGGTACATCTCTTGGACTTCTAGTTCTACCAGTTGCTAACAAGAAAACGTAGGCCCCATCGTACGCATTAACCCCCACGAACTGCACATTGAGGATCCAGAATGGCTAGGGACACTCTATACCGGCTCCGTTCAAGTTTGTGACATTATTCCCGTACTCAAATGAGATGTGGTTACTAAAGTGAGAATCCAATAGGTTCGTGATAAATATCCTCCAGCCGCACATTTACTTGGAATGCCAAAAGGAAGTAAGCAGAGCCTTGTAATTATAGTTTGCGACAATTTTCACGGAACTAAAACTACCTTCTATAGCGTTTGGCACTATTCCACATGATCTTCACCATATGCGTCGCGCAGCTATAAACAAGCTTTTCTCCAGAGCCTCGATCGAGAAAGCAGAGGACATGATATATGAAAATGTTGAAAAGTTTCTCGCGCGTGTCGATAAACAGATTCAGAGAGATGGGTCTGCGAATATGCGCCCGAATCTCCTCGCTCTCACAACTGCTATAGTCGACGACTACTGTCTCAAATCATCAATGAGACTACTCGATGAAGATAACGAAGAGAAAGCTTTAGACTGGCACGATACGATTAGCTCTCTAACCAATATGGCACCTATCGCAAGGCAGTGGAGCTGGATAACACCTTTTGCTATGAGTCTGCCTTATTCGCTGATTAGAATATGCAGTCCCGAAGTTGCAAGAATTGTAGCTATGCACCTAGTGAGTACTCTATATGCTGTCTTTTTGGTGGTATCTAGAATTCACTGACTGAGCTCTAAAAGGAAATGGAGAGACAAGCAAAAGCGGCAATTCAAAACCATGTACAGCGAAACGAGAAAACAAATGGTcctctggaagatgatgaacaCCTTCTATTCAGTACTATTCTGAAAAGCCCCGAAATGATTCCCGAGGAGAAAGTCTACAACCGAATCTCTCAGGAGGGAGCTGTAGTAATTGGGGCCGGTGGGGAAACTACATCGCGGATTCTGACAACGGCGACCTTTTTTGTCTTCTCAAATCGCGAAACGCTACTACAGAGCCTTCAAGATGAGATAAGAACTATTATTCCCAATCGACATGCCAGACCGTCGTTCAAGAAGCTCGAAGGCTTGCCTCTGTTGGTAAGAACATGGACGCCGCCATCAATTACTCTTGTCGAGATTTTCCACTGACATGCAGGTTAACCTAGACCGCAACTCTCAAAGAGTCGCTACGGTTTGTTGGTGTTCTCACTTCTCGGTCACCATTGATCTCACCCAAGGATCCCTTAGTCTACAAAGATTGGACTATTCCTCCAGGAGTGCGTGCCTACTCCCATCATTCGATCCAACCCCACAAGATAAGCTTTTCCGAACCATACTAATGGAGAATCTTTTGATACCGTAGACACCCGTTAGCATGTCTTTCCGTGATCTTCTCTATGACCCACGAGTTTATGAGAGCCCCGAGGAGTTCCGACCGGATCGTTGGCTTACGACCGACGAGACGAAACTTCAGCAGATGAATCGGCATTTCGTACCAtttggacgaggaagccgaaTGTGCCTTGGATTGCAGTGAGTCTATGTCCTATGAAAATATTGCCGCATTTGTCACTCCCCTGTGTACATATGCGAATGGTTTCAAGTGCAGAGGCTAATCATTGAATACTGTTTTGACAGTCTGGCTTGGGCGGAGCTATACATTGCTATGGCCTGTATCATTCAAAGAGATTTTGTTCTTGAAGAGGGTATAAAGCAGCAGGATGTTACTATTGTGCGAGATTGCGCTGTCGGCGAGGTGCATCCTCACAGCAAGGGTGTAAGACTTCGATCTTTAAAAGGTAAAATATCATCCCTATAATGCTCTCACCCTGTGCTTGACCATTCTTCATATGCTTATAAACCCCGCCATTCTTTTCTAGAAAAcaattgattgattgatgATCTGAAACCCGCAGGTGGGGGGTTTGTGGTGATTTCTATATTTTTTTAACTACTACATCACGCTCAGAAGCGATTTGAAACCTTCATAGAGAAATGATGAGCCAACTTACATTTTTTTATTTCCTTTCGGTCATCTAGACTGATCCAAATTTTAGTGGCCTCTTCAAATTCACTAAAGAACCACTTAGCGCAACCGTGAATAGTTCTTACTATTAGTCGCCTGCTAGAGAAAATTCGCAACGTACTGGTGCATCTGCCACATCCCGATCACCTAATGTCCCATTATAGAGCTATGGCCCGATGCAATTCCCACAATGCAGAGTTTCCTAATATAGAGAAGTAGATAGTCCAAACACCATCGATTCATCATTGTCCTAAATCTAACTACCTGGTAGATTTACATGTGGAAACGCCTATCTTTGACCCCAAGATATTCGCTGTTTCATATATAGTCCTGGATGTGGCAGGCGGTAACTTGGTGACGTAGTGCTGACCGAAACCATCCAGAAAATCAGCTTCCGAGCCcagccaccagcaccatGCGCAGATTCCGACCCTTCTTCCCTCGACATTGAGGGCTTCACTATCTGCTCAAATCTGCAGACTCGCAGTCGCAACAACTACCCAAGTACCAACACCACCCTCAGAAGACACCATCATCATGCTGGACGCGCTAGTCTCCATCCCGGTgctctcgctcttcctcgtcccCGCGCTATCCTCGTACACTACCAGCCTCAACATCGTCTTCTTTTACATGACATGGTCGACGCTGGTACTGTCGCATCCCCCGCTCCGCGTGGAATTGTTCGGCACCGCTGCAGTGCGCCTCTTATTCTACGTGCTGCCGTCACTCGTCTTCTTCCTATTTGACATTCTGACCCCTTCCGCGGCGGTGGCTATTAAGGCGCAAGGCGAGACCGGACTCCCCGGCGGAAAGAAACGAGGCACAATCCGAACGAAGGAGCTCAAGGTCGCCGGGTGGGCGCTGCTGAATGTTACCTTGAGTGTTGCGGCCCAGGCGGCAATCGAGACGCTTCTTGTAAAGGGATTGGGCCTGCGCAGTGCGCTGAAGGCGTCGGTGAGGCTACCTATGCCCTGGCAGGTGATTAAGGACTTGTCTATGGGATTTTTGGGTCGCGAGGTGAGAGATCTTCGCCgggcattcttcttctttacTAATGGCACTTCTCCCAGATCCTGAGCTATGTCCTCCACCGCTTCATCCTTCACTCGCGCAACAACTTCCTCGCCCGGTACCACCAGACCTGGTACCACGCGCTTCCAGCTCCATTTCCTCTAACAGCACACTACGACCACCCACTCGCCTATTTGGTAGGCAGATTCATCCCCACCTACGCTCCCGCCATGCTATTCCGGTTCCACATGCTCACCTACTTGATGTACATCTCGGTAATCTCCCTCGAGGAGACATTTGCTTTCTCCGGATACACGGTGATGCCGACGAGTTTCTTGCTCGGCGGCGTTGCGCGCCGCACGGATAtgcatcttctcgaagacgCACAGGGTAACTTCGGTCCGTGGGGCGTGGTGGATTGGTTGTGCGGGACTACGGTTGGGGACTCTACCGTTGAAGATGATTTcatggatgagatggaggagcaTGAGATTGAGGATCGGATTAGGAAAATGCTCGCGTCTTCGAAGCGCAAGGTGAAGGAAGGTGCGGCGGGCAGTGTTTCGTCAAAGGTGAATGGGCAGTCTTCacgacggcggagacgggATTAATAAAGAAGTTTGAATGGAGTTGGGAATTTATTCTGAGATTTGTTGCTTTAAATGTACTAGGCATACTTTTTGGGTGGTATTTTGAGAATATGTGGTGATGCTCTCAGATGTATATAGTTCAACATTTACCCCGGAATATATATCTGAGCCGAGGATGGCGTATCGCACAATAAGTAAGGAAATCCACATTCCACATTCTAGACCCCGCAATTGTATCTATTTCAACACATGAGGTTTACTGCGTTTACAGATAGAGAGAATACAGATCTATAGATCCCAATATTTTGGATTGCCACCTGAACCTGGAAAATCGGAGAGGTCGTACTGAACATAACATAGAAACTCCAGCCCGCCTGCTGGAAAGAGGTATTTTTGAatcttttttgtttttgtgCTTCAAGTCTTTCTTCACATCACGGCTGGGGATGTGCAAACCAgccacacacacacacataaaggaaagagaggaatCATGAAAACCAGGGAACAAAGCGCGGTTATCCGAATCAAACCGCAAGTCCGAGAGAACAAGCACAAGAATAATAATGGATCCCGTATAGAGTTACACACATAGTTCAATGAAAccgctccttctcttttttggTGGTGCGGCGAGTAATGCCCATTCCTCCGATTTTTGTTGTCAAATCGAGCCGCCCATCGTTTGGAAAGAATCTACCGAGCCCGCGGCCGCCTCATCGCAACACCGCTTACCACTTCATCTCGTGGGGCTTGTCGCCGTTCCGGAGGCTGAACGAGGTGGCGAGGTAGCTGCTGAGgaactcctccttcttgatgGTGGCGAGGATGCCCTGATCGACGGCCTTCTGGTCCGAAGCACGGGCGCTggcgaccttcttcttctgcaggacGGACACAGATTAGCATTGGGGTTGGTTGGCGACTGAATATGAATCGACATACCTCGGGCTTCTCTCCCTGCTTGAAGAAAGCCtcctcggtcttcttctccttgctcttctccttggtgAAGTACTCGGGGGCGGagatcttctcgatggccttggagtCAACGCCGCTGACGTCCACGCGCTTGGAGGTGGCGATCACGTAGCGGGAGTTCACCCGTCGGAGAGGGACGCCGTTGATCTTGAAGGGGCCGGTGACCAGGAGGACACCCTGGTCGAGGTgcttgaggaggatgaccCGGCGGCCACGGAAACGGCCGGCCAGGAGGATCAGGATGGTGCCGGGCTGGAGGCTCTCGCGAACCTTGGTGGGACGCAGCGTCTTGCGAACCTGTAACGCACACACATGTTAGAAACTCAAGGCAATTGGAAATCACATTGCAGAATGGTCTGGCATGGTCTTTCTCGCTGCAGATGATGCGACTCATCGAGGCACACGGCTCATTGGATTCAATTTTGAATTTCAACGTTCgccacacacacacaaaagATGGAGGGACACTCCAACTCAGCGCCAGCAACGCCATGGGTCGCATTCATCCAGACGATCAAACCACGCCCATGCCATTTTCTGCAGGGCTGTACTGACTTTCTTGGGCTGCGACTCATCGTCCACGGGGTACCACTTCTGAGCCTTCTGAGCCGGGTGCGGCACAGTCCGCTTGCCCTTTCCAAACTGCTTCGTCTGGCCAACGGCGTCCGACATGATGGCTGCTGGGACGAAGGGGGGAGGAGTGTCGGTGGGTTGGGTGGGTGGTTGTTGGGTGGAAGTGTGTGGACTCGGGGGGAGCAAGTCTGGCGGCAGCAAGTTGAATCTGCCCAGAATCAGCGGAATCAGGGTTTGTGGGAGTGAGCCCTAAGAGTAGCCGAACCACGCTAGCCTGTTTGGGTGACTGATATGTGGCCTCAGGCCGGACACCAGCACGGTGACCAAATCGTGCCACTAGTGCAGTTAGTCACCTGATCACCCAACCCAAACACACCTGACGTACCGTGTACCTTACCTTGCTCAACGTCTTCACAAACCCCCaattcttcctccttcctcctctcccccttTCATCATGTCGATAGACCCCATCATCACCTTCAAAGCAGGTATCTGCGATCTGGATGTACGTTTGATTGTGCTCATTGACGGCGAAGCTGTGGGTTCCACTACTGACATCCATCCATTAGGCCTCTGCCACCCCAGCCGCGGTGGTCCCGAAGCCGACCCCGGGATATATTTACCTCTACTCGGAAGATGAGCTGGTACATTTCTGCTGGCGCCCTCGTAGCGCCCCCCTGGACGAGCCCGAGCTCGACCTGGTGATGGTGCCCTCGGATGGAAGCTTCACGCCCTACAAACCCGGCGGCAAGGATGCTACAAACGGCCGGATTTTTGTTCTCAAGTTTTCGTCCAGCTCTCAGCGATACTTGTTCTGGATGCAATCGCGGTCGCAGCATGAATCAGGCGACCCAAGCTGGTTTAGCCCGCGGGATCTGAAGCTCGGCGAGATTGTCGATGTGCTTCTGCAGGGTGACGAGGTGGACGTGGAGCACGAGATTGCAAATCTGCCCCGTCGGCCATCGGgcggcgatgacgacgagaCCATGGAGGACGTGGAGGGCGTGGACCATGACCCAGCCCACAACCACGGCGagagcagcggcggcggcggcgctggccCGGACGCGACGGGGGGTGACGTTcgggaagaaggccaaggatCAAGAGAGGGCGGTGCCGACGGTGGTCGAGCGTAGGTACATCTCTCGGAACAGCCTTAGCTAAGTAAGAATCACGGAGAAGCTGATGCGTGTGTGTGTTCAACTGCAGCGCGACTACGGGCTCCGATCCGTCGTCGGTAGTCAATGACTTTTTGAAGTCCTTGGGTGGCCGTGCGCCGGCCCAGGACCCCGAACAACCTTCTACAACCCTCCAGGACCTGCTTCCTCCGTCGACCACACTGCCATTCCTCGAATCGGCCGACGCCGCCACTGCTGATCATCTCTTGAATTTCTTACCGCCGGCGCTGCTACTATTAGCCCAGGGCAATGCCGAGGCCTTGGACGCTGACACCGACCCCGAATTGGCCCAAGCGGCTCTCCTGTCCCTCGACCTCccccaaaagaaagacatccTGCGCCGCGTGCTTCGTTCGCCGCAGTTCATCCAGAGTCTGGCGAGCCTGACGGTAGCGCTGCGTGACGGAGGGCTGCCTAGTATCAGTGAGGCTCTTGAGATTCCTGTGGCCAATGGCGGGTTCATGCGCCGAGGCGGAGTGCCCGTGGGCGGCGGGGAGGCTGTGGAGGCGTTTCTGGATGGCGTTCGACAGCATGTCAAGCAAAAGGACTCCGAGCCCGGTCAGATGGAGACCGATTGATGGTAGCCTAGAGCAGTAGCTAATTCACTAAGCCCCGATTCACTATTTACATAACTTCTGTATGCGCTGCATGCGCTGTATGTACGGGCGTTGTCTATTTTTGGAAAGTGGATCGTCGACTCCTTGCTTCGTCAGCCGCGACCAACTCGGGCGGTTAACTGAGGTGACGCGacgctcttcttccagtgtGGAAGGTTGTCACCAGGAACATCCAGTGTAGTGACTCGATGAGTTGGTAGGATGGTGGTAATGCTAGTCATAGTCCAAATACCACAGTACCGTACCCAGTACATGCCGCTGACATGCCAGCCGGCATAATAATACGAAGCGCCAAGGCCCACTGGCACGCGGCTTTGGTTAGTGGACATCGGGGAGATTAGTTCATGTTGATTGTTCACCATCCTGCAGCTGAAcatcctccccccccccctgTTCGTTCGTTCGTTCGCTCGTTACTGCCTGACTATGTCCCTGACGACGTGACGCCTTTCTGATCTTTCTCTACCCCCTTTTGCAAAGGCCATGTCGACGTTACGATAAATCCCTGAAACTTGCCTGACGATGGCGTCCAACCGCCACAACGGCCATGAGAACCGCCCTCCCGCCGGCCAGATCCCCCTCCAAGATCTTTCCAGACCGGCAGGGGTCGTCGCTGCCGATGACCGGGGCAGGGGTCGTGCAGGGAGCGTGGGGAGCAGGCTCTTCTCCCGCCGCTCGCTGCTCCGCCGCGGATCGCACAGGAATTATGAGAGCGTCGCCGAGGGGTCGCCGGTTGACTCGGCGGCCGCCAGCAGACACTACGGGGGTGCGCATCCATATCCGCATGAGGGGGAGGTTTCGTCCCCCCTCGAGGATGTCGGAGGCTTTGCGATGGCCATGTCGTCCGTGGGGCTCAGCTTCGATGGCCCCCAGCCAAGATTTCCGTCCCCATCAGCCCCTCCAGCGGCATCACGCCCTCTAGACGACTCCGAATCCGATCTCGATATCGTTCCTTTACACTCTCACGATTTTCACGAACCTTACACCACGCCCACCGAGACTCAACAACCGACGGCGCGACTGACGGATCCGCAGTTCGTGCAGCCTATCTCCGGCGCCCCTGAACCCCAAAACCAAAGGAATGCCATTCGCGGGCAATCCGTTCATTTTGCCGATGAGACGCGCCTGGGCGATGACCTCCCGCACCTGGAGGCCGGGAGGGGACGACACCATCGAAGCGGGGATCGATCTCGTTCCTTGTCCCCCTCGGCTCCTAGTGGCGCTTTGCATCGAGCGAGTAGTATGGTGAAATCCATATCATCACGAGTTGTCAACCTGAGTAATGAGCCGGAAGTGATTGAGCATTCGATTGAGAGAGAAGAGTCATACAAACATTCACGGCTGGAAGGCCCTCCGGAATTGCCTGAGATGGTGGACTTCGAAGACGAACCCTATACAGGACCCCGGTCGCGTAAGAGGAGGCGGATCTCGGCGAAGCTGTGGAGGGACCGAAACAATCCGTTCAGGGGCAGGTCCCTCGGCATTCTGGGACCGCAGAATCCTCTTCGCTTGTGGCTATGTGATATCCTGGTTCACTCGTTTACGGAACCCATTATTCTGGgtctcattctcatccaAACCGTGCTGTTGGCCATTGAATCCTCGCAGTCAGTATGGAAtcagaagaaggagaacaacTGGGGAGGCAATCTTCTGGACTACGTTTTCTTCGGCATCTTCGTCATCTATACACTGGAGATGATCGTCAAGATCCTGGTGTCGGGACTCGTCTGGAACCCGGTCGAGTATAGTACCCTCAATCGATCTCTCGGCTTCCGCAACGCAATGGCGGAGAAGGGCCGGAATCTGATCACGCCACACCGACAGCCCCAGTCCACACCGGGCAAGAAAGCGTCGGTACTTCAAGCGGAACCGCAGGCCTCGATTCTACGCACCTTCACCGGGATAAATGACCCCGAGGCGGAGGTGTATGATCCTCTTCAGAAACGCCGTGTTCGACTCGCCCATCGTGCGTTTCTTCGTCACTCCTTCAATCGCCTGGACTTTGTGGCAGTCGTCGCTTACTGGGTATCTTTCTTGCTCACCGTGGATGGTGTCGAGAAGACTCACCAGCTGTACATCTTTCGCATGCTGAGTTGTCTCCGGAtccttcgtcttctgctTCTTACCAACGGTACCTCGGTGATTCTTCGCAGTCTCAAGAGAGCTGCTCCCCTACTTGTCCACGTTGCATTTCTcatcggcttcttctggctccTTTTTGCCGTTGTTGGCATCCAAAGCTTCAAGTCTAGCTTACGAAGGACTTGCAAATGGATCGGCCCCGAGGGCCAGAGCAATTTTACCTTGAACGACCCATATAACGTATTGCAATTCTGTGGTGGATTCCTCGACAACACCACTGGCGAAGCAAAGCCTTGGATGGACGCTCAAGGCTTATTACAAAACTATAAACCAAAAGGATACATTTGCCCGCGTGGCTCTGTGTGCATCGAAGGTCAGAATCCCTACAACGGGACTGTCAGCTTCGATAATATTGTGCAATCACTGGAATTGGTCTTTGTGATCATGAGCTCCAACACCTTTACCGATTTGTTGTACTACACTACCGACAGCGACTATCTCGCAGCTGCACTGTTCTTTGCTTGTGGGCTCGTGATTTTGAGTTTGTGGCTTGTCAACTTGCTGGTTGCCGTCATCACACATTCTTTCCAAGTTATCCGAGAGGAGAGCAAGCGCAGTGCGTTCGCCGTTAATACGATCGATGCTacggaggaggaaaagaCTTCTTCGCGGAAGACAACCTCATTCAAACAGCTCTATGATAAGACCGAATGGCTTTGGGTTTgcgtcatcttcttcgatctTGTTATACAGGCGCTAAGAAGCTCTACGATGGGACCGGATCGGATTCGCTTCATCAGTGACACGGAAACCGTCATTACTCTTGTTTTACTGGTCGAGATCATTCTACGATTCGCGTCGGATTGGCGTTCATTCCACAAGAAGCGCCGTAATTGGTTTGATTTGTTTCTCGTGGTCGTCACTTGTGTCATCCAGATACCACCTATCAGAAACTGCGGCCGGCCGTACACCGTCCTCACTGTCTTCCAGATTCTCCGGGTGTACCGAGTTGTGCTGGCCTTTTCAGTGACCAGAAACCTCATCCAGGTGGTTTTCCGAAATGCGGTCGGTCTGATCAATCTTATCATCTTCGtgttcttgatgaccttcctcgtcgctATCTTTGCAACCCAGCTTTTTCGAAGCCAGATCCCTGAAAATGACCCGTCCGGCAACTCGATCTTCATCACTTTTGCAGACATTTACAACTCGTTCCTCGGAATGTACCAAATCTTCTCAAGTGAGAACTGGACGGCTATTCTGTACAATGCAACGGCATACACGGATAGTTTCAATACCGCGTGGATTTCAGCCGCGTTTCTCATTCTTTGGTTTATCTTGGCCAACTTTATTATCCTGAACATGTTCATTGCTGTCATCCAAGAGAGTTTTGATGTTTCAGAGGATGAGAAGCGAGTGCACCAAGTCAGGGCGTTTCTAGAGCAGAAGCAAGTCCACAACATGCAGGCCCAAGGAAATCTGTCGTTGTCGAAAATCCTCCGGCTGGGGCGCGAAGACCGATACAAAGATCCGCTGGACCATGGTCCTGCAGCGTTGGAAATGCTCCTGAAAGATGCCGTCGTACGAGAGTttcttgatgaagaagaagcagaccaAGAACCCAACCCAAACCGGCGGCGAGTGAGCACGCAGCCCTTTGGGTTCAGCGAGGGAACTGGCCAACCTAATTATTTCTCGCACCTTTGGAATAAGACCACCAGTTTTATCATGCGCAGAGAAACCAATCCGTTCTACTCGAAGCTGAAGTTCTCTCGTGCTTATGAAGAGTTGGATCCCACAACGATGGCCAAGGAAGTGGTGTCCGCGGCAGAACAAAGGAAGCGAGCTCAGCGAGAGTATCTCATCAAGCATCCGAACTACAACAAGTCCCTCTTCATATTTCCACATGACTCCTCGATCCGCCGATTCTGCCAGCGGATCGTCGGCCCTGGGCGTGGTCATCAGCGCGCTCAAGGCGTGGACCCATACAAACCATTATGGTAcaccttctctgccttgaTTTATGCGGCCATCGTGGCAATGGTTATCCTCGCGTGCATTACGACACCACTGTATCAACGGCAATATTTCCGGACCAATCGCAACTGGTTCGTGTACACTGATTTTGGCTTCGCTGTCGTGTTCACCATTGAAGCTATCATCAAGGTCGTTGCCGACGGTTTCTTTTGGACTCCGAATGCATACTTCCGAAGCTCCTGGGGATTTATTGACGGCATAGTCTTGGTGACACTCTGGATCAATGTTGGCAGTTCGTTGAAAAAGGATTGGAATGTTTCCCGGGCTATTGGTGCCTTCAAAGCCCTGAGAGCATTGCGGCTGCTGAATGTCAGCGACAGCGCCAAAGATACCTTCCACTCGGTCATCATTCTTGGAGGATGGAAAGTCATCGCTGCCATCGCCGTCTCAATGAGCTTCCTCATCCCATTCGCCATCTACGCCGTGAATCTGTACAATGGCCAAATGGTCCAATGCAACGACAGCAACTTTGCGGGCAACTTGACTGCTTGCGTCAATGAGTGGGCTAGCTCTCCTTACAACTGGGACGTGTGGGCTCCCAGAGTAGCCACCAACCCCTATTATGACTTTGACAATTTCGGTAACGCACTCTTCATCCTTTTCCAGATTGTGTCCCAAGAGGGCTGGATCGATGTCCAGGGGAGTGCCATGAGTATTACTGGACAGGGTGTACAGCCCCAAAACAACGCTTCACCCGCGAATGGCCTTTTCTTCGTCGTGTTCAACTTGCTCGGAGCCGTGTTCGTCTTGACGCTGTTCGTGTCTGTGTTTATGCGTAACTACACGGAACAGACTGGCGTCGCCTTCCTGACAGCCGAGCAACGATCGTGGCTCGAACTGCGCAAACTTCTCCGCCAGATTTCTCCCTCCAAGCGCTCCTTCGACGATAAGAGCCAGAAGTGGCGGTTGTGGTGCTATCGAATCGCGGTCAAGAAACACGGTCGGTGGGCACGGTTTGTGACTTGCGTCCTGGTGATCCACCTGCTCCTGCTGGTCTTGGAATTCTATCCCGAGCCTTACATATGGGAGCTTATTCGCTCGTTGCTGTTCTTCGTGTTCATGTTCGTCTACGCAGCCAACGTCCTCATTCGGTTGGTTGGCCTGGGATGGCATCGATTCAGTCGCAGTTCGTGGgatctcttctccatggtggcCGTACCCGGAGctctcatcaccaccatcataGATTTTTCGTCGGGTATGGAGGTTGTGATGGAGTTGAACAAGCTGTTTCTTGTGGCCATCGCCTTGCTGCTTATCCCGCGGAACAATCAGCTCGACCAGCTGTTCAAGACGGCCGCAGCCTCTCTCACGGCAATTAGCAATCTTCTTGCGACATGGTTCGTTCTGTTCTTGGTTTACGGTATCGCCATGAACCAGGCATTCGGCCTGACCAAGTTCGGCGAGAACGAGACCCACAACCTCAATTTCCGGGACTTGCCCAAGTCTCTGATTCTCCTCTTTCGGATGAgttgtggagaaggatggaATCAAATCATGGAGGACTTTGCCACCATGACGGGTGAAAGATGCACATACGACGCCAATTTCCTTGACGATGATTGCGGCAGCGCGTCGTGGGCTCGCTCTCTTTTCATTTCCTGGAACATCATCAGCATGTATCTTTTCGTTTCTCTGTTCGTCTCGCTCATCTTCGAGAGCTTCTCGTACGTCTATCAGCGAAGCAGTGGGCTGTACGCAATCAGTCGTGAGGAAATCCGCCGCTTCAAGCAGGCGTGGGCTACCTTCGACCCGGATGGAACGGGATTTATCACCAAGGAGCAGTTCCCTCGATTACTTGGGGTAAGTGTTTTTTCTTATTTCTGCCGTCACGCGAACATTTCGCTCATTCAAGTGTATAGGAACTCTCCGGCATCTTTGAGATGCGAGTCTACGACGGTGATTTTACGGTTGGAAGCATTCTCGAACGGTGTAGGATCGACCCCCGAGAGTCGATGAGGCCCATTCGTCCCCGAGCTACTGAAGGAGTGAACCTGGACGAGCTCACTGAGATCATTAATTCCATTCCTGTTGATACGATCCGGTTTCGACGGCAGCGACTCAACAAGTTTTACGAGGAAGTGCTTGTCTCTGCGGATCCAGAGCGCGGCATCTCCTTTCACTCTGTCT
Encoded proteins:
- a CDS encoding uncharacterized protein (ID:PFLUO_004870-T1.cds;~source:funannotate), yielding MASNRHNGHENRPPAGQIPLQDLSRPAGVVAADDRGRGRAGSVGSRLFSRRSLLRRGSHRNYESVAEGSPVDSAAASRHYGGAHPYPHEGEVSSPLEDVGGFAMAMSSVGLSFDGPQPRFPSPSAPPAASRPLDDSESDLDIVPLHSHDFHEPYTTPTETQQPTARLTDPQFVQPISGAPEPQNQRNAIRGQSVHFADETRLGDDLPHLEAGRGRHHRSGDRSRSLSPSAPSGALHRASSMVKSISSRVVNLSNEPEVIEHSIEREESYKHSRLEGPPELPEMVDFEDEPYTGPRSRKRRRISAKLWRDRNNPFRGRSLGILGPQNPLRLWLCDILVHSFTEPIILGLILIQTVLLAIESSQSVWNQKKENNWGGNLLDYVFFGIFVIYTLEMIVKILVSGLVWNPVEYSTLNRSLGFRNAMAEKGRNLITPHRQPQSTPGKKASVLQAEPQASILRTFTGINDPEAEVYDPLQKRRVRLAHRAFLRHSFNRLDFVAVVAYWVSFLLTVDGVEKTHQLYIFRMLSCLRILRLLLLTNGTSVILRSLKRAAPLLVHVAFLIGFFWLLFAVVGIQSFKSSLRRTCKWIGPEGQSNFTLNDPYNVLQFCGGFLDNTTGEAKPWMDAQGLLQNYKPKGYICPRGSVCIEGQNPYNGTVSFDNIVQSLELVFVIMSSNTFTDLLYYTTDSDYLAAALFFACGLVILSLWLVNLLVAVITHSFQVIREESKRSAFAVNTIDATEEEKTSSRKTTSFKQLYDKTEWLWVCVIFFDLVIQALRSSTMGPDRIRFISDTETVITLVLLVEIILRFASDWRSFHKKRRNWFDLFLVVVTCVIQIPPIRNCGRPYTVLTVFQILRVYRVVLAFSVTRNLIQVVFRNAVGLINLIIFVFLMTFLVAIFATQLFRSQIPENDPSGNSIFITFADIYNSFLGMYQIFSSENWTAILYNATAYTDSFNTAWISAAFLILWFILANFIILNMFIAVIQESFDVSEDEKRVHQVRAFLEQKQVHNMQAQGNLSLSKILRLGREDRYKDPLDHGPAALEMLLKDAVVREFLDEEEADQEPNPNRRRVSTQPFGFSEGTGQPNYFSHLWNKTTSFIMRRETNPFYSKLKFSRAYEELDPTTMAKEVVSAAEQRKRAQREYLIKHPNYNKSLFIFPHDSSIRRFCQRIVGPGRGHQRAQGVDPYKPLWYTFSALIYAAIVAMVILACITTPLYQRQYFRTNRNWFVYTDFGFAVVFTIEAIIKVVADGFFWTPNAYFRSSWGFIDGIVLVTLWINVGSSLKKDWNVSRAIGAFKALRALRLLNVSDSAKDTFHSVIILGGWKVIAAIAVSMSFLIPFAIYAVNLYNGQMVQCNDSNFAGNLTACVNEWASSPYNWDVWAPRVATNPYYDFDNFGNALFILFQIVSQEGWIDVQGSAMSITGQGVQPQNNASPANGLFFVVFNLLGAVFVLTLFVSVFMRNYTEQTGVAFLTAEQRSWLELRKLLRQISPSKRSFDDKSQKWRLWCYRIAVKKHGRWARFVTCVLVIHLLLLVLEFYPEPYIWELIRSLLFFVFMFVYAANVLIRLVGLGWHRFSRSSWDLFSMVAVPGALITTIIDFSSGMEVVMELNKLFLVAIALLLIPRNNQLDQLFKTAAASLTAISNLLATWFVLFLVYGIAMNQAFGLTKFGENETHNLNFRDLPKSLILLFRMSCGEGWNQIMEDFATMTGERCTYDANFLDDDCGSASWARSLFISWNIISMYLFVSLFVSLIFESFSYVYQRSSGLYAISREEIRRFKQAWATFDPDGTGFITKEQFPRLLGELSGIFEMRVYDGDFTVGSILERCRIDPRESMRPIRPRATEGVNLDELTEIINSIPVDTIRFRRQRLNKFYEEVLVSADPERGISFHSVLMILAHHNVITDSKSLRLEEFLRRRARLQRVDEAVRRNTVIGFFDTLYWAREFRRKINHKKSGRLSMIPTFTVPEIFVEDPGDADEDEPAPGPMTPRVLSTSDDGVPMLSPSSRPRAESSPSSRHHNLPRLDTSNLSSGLSSGASSPTGDWTGYSPTRTPRHMYGERSSFEPDDTRASESRTGTGGDHARQNSAMSVQEVMNSLENSAWGASIRRSFTQRRSGDRSAEP